The window TACTCTAACGTATCAGTACAAGGCCGCTACGAGTGTAGAATACCGAGACCAACCGCCCATTTTACTGATTCACCCGGTAGGTATCGGCATGTCGAGTTGGTTCTGGAAGCGTTTCTTGAGTACTTGGCAAGGACCAGCCGTGTACGCTGTCGATCTGATTGGCTGCGGAGTCAGTCACGGAGCCGATGCTTGGAATCCGGAAGAGAAAGGCATGAGTTTTCCTCTTGGATGGGTCAAGGGATGTGAGGCGTTGATGGAGCAAGTCATTCTCCGGAGTCACACGAAACCCTTTTCGCTCGGCAAGCGGTACCCGACTTGTACCATCATGGTTCAAGGGGGCCTTGCTCCAGTGGGTGTATCCTTGGCGTTTCGGAATTCCCAAACTGTTGATCGGCTAATCTTGGCGTCTCCACCATCTTGGAAAGACATGACGACGGCCGTTCCCGAACGTGAATTGGCCCGCAATTACAACTTTTTGAAAAGTCCACGTTGGGGCAATTTGGCCTTTCGATTCTTGGAAACGCGTGAAGCGGTCgaattcttttccaacgccttcctttttgaaaaaggatgCGATGCTGAGTGGTTGAACGAATGCGTCACCGAAATGGGCGTGGCGGTGCGTCCACCGGTGCAGGTCTTCAACGCTGGTTTTTGCATGCACCGTTCCTACGCCGAGGAGCTG is drawn from Phaeodactylum tricornutum CCAP 1055/1 chromosome 25, whole genome shotgun sequence and contains these coding sequences:
- a CDS encoding predicted protein; this translates as MVEDTCESLVAFYSSFYRRERSGIGMSSWFWKRFLSTWQGPAVYAVDLIGCGVSHGADAWNPEEKGMSFPLGWVKGCEALMEQVILRSHTKPFSLGKRYPTCTIMVQGGLAPVGVSLAFRNSQTVDRLILASPPSWKDMTTAVPERELARNYNFLKSPRWGNLAFRFLETREAVEFFSNAFLFEKGCDAEWLNECVTEMGVAVRPPVQVFNAGFCMHRSYAEELESLSQPVLILQGRDDKARLSERALYETSIPTCRIETLPGKNVLPWESPDAVGLVVREFLGL